The sequence below is a genomic window from Nevskiales bacterium.
CTTGTCCCAAAGACGCAATCAGCGGACAGCGCACCCGGCCCTTGACCCTCCGGCAGCGATCCACGAGGGCGGCCAGCGCCGATTCGATGCGCCGTAAATCGGCCAGTTTCCTGCGGACATCGGTGAGTCGGTGCTCGCCCAGCGTGCGCGCCTCGCGGCAGTGCGTGCCGTCCTCCAGCTTCAGCAGCTCGCCGATTTCGTCGAGGGAAAACCCCAGCTCCTGCGCCTGCCGGATGAACCGCAGGCGCCGGACGTGGTCCTCCGTATAGCGGCGGATGCCGCCCAAGGGGCGATCCGGCTCACCGACCAGCCCGCGGCGCTGGTAGTAGCGGATGGTTTCCAAGTGCACTCCGGCCCGCTTGGCGAGGGCGCCGATCGTGTAGGTGGGCTCCATCTTGACTCCGTAGTCAGCTACGGAGATAGCGTAGCAGCCTTCGTCCACCGGAGGCTGTATGCAGGATCGTTCCACCCTTTCGCTCGTCGCCAGCGTCGTTGCCGGCCTGGGCGCCTCCGTGTGCTGCGTGCTGCCCCTGGTGCTGGTCATGGCCGGCCTGGGCGGCTCGTATCTGGCGACATTCCGGGCCTTCGAACCCTACCGCCCATTCTTCGTGGCGGTGGCGCTCGTGGCACTTTACTTCGCGTATCGCGGGATCTTCCGGAAGACCGAGGTCTGCGAGCCCGGCCAGGTTTGTGCCGACCCACGCGTGCAGCGGCGCCGCAAGACGGTGTTCTGGGCAGTGGCCGTGCTGGTCGTCGCCCTGCTGACATTTCCCTACTACGCGGTTCTGTTCGTCTGAAGGAGGCCGTCATGATCAAGAGTGTGTTCATTGCACTGGGTGTCGCCACCGTGCTCGCCTGCTGCAAATGCAGCGCGGTCCATGCCGCGCCGCGCACCGTCACGCTGGACGTCTCCGGCATGACCTGCATCACTTGCCCGATCACGGTCAGGAAGGCGCTGTCGCGCGTGGACGGTGTCGAAACGGTGGACGTGGACTTCAAGCGCAAACAAGCCACCGTCACCTTCGAGGACGGCAAAACCACGACGGACGCGCTGACGCGGGCGACGGCGGATGCCGGCTTTCCGTCCACGGTGCGAAGCCGCCCATGAGCGCATCGTGCTGCGGAGATGAGGCGTCGCCCCTGCACGTCGTGGTGATCGGCAGCGGCGGCGGCGCGATGGCCGGCGCGCTCAAGGCCGCCGAGCGCGGCGTGCGCGTCACGCTGATCGAGCGCGGCACGATCGGCGGCACCTGCGTCAACGTTGGCTGCGTGCCGTCCAAGATCCTGATCCGCGCGGCGCACATCGCGCACCTGCGCAGGGAAAGCCCCTTCGATCAGGGCATTGCGGCGCA
It includes:
- the merR gene encoding Hg(II)-responsive transcriptional regulator; amino-acid sequence: MEPTYTIGALAKRAGVHLETIRYYQRRGLVGEPDRPLGGIRRYTEDHVRRLRFIRQAQELGFSLDEIGELLKLEDGTHCREARTLGEHRLTDVRRKLADLRRIESALAALVDRCRRVKGRVRCPLIASLGQGDLQQSGPAARRRGPAAQGNL
- a CDS encoding mercuric transporter MerT family protein; translated protein: MQDRSTLSLVASVVAGLGASVCCVLPLVLVMAGLGGSYLATFRAFEPYRPFFVAVALVALYFAYRGIFRKTEVCEPGQVCADPRVQRRRKTVFWAVAVLVVALLTFPYYAVLFV
- the merP gene encoding mercury resistance system periplasmic binding protein MerP; its protein translation is MKSVFIALGVATVLACCKCSAVHAAPRTVTLDVSGMTCITCPITVRKALSRVDGVETVDVDFKRKQATVTFEDGKTTTDALTRATADAGFPSTVRSRP